The region TTCACGGCGACGCTGTAATCTCCGGTCAGGTCGACGGGTGGCTGGCCGTAATCGGCGGCGATGTTCTTTTCCGGCCCGGTGGCCGGGTCAAAGGTCCGCTGCTCATCCTCGGCGGCTATCTCAAGGGCGACCCCGGAGCAGCAATTTCTCTCCCCGTTAAACTCATTTTACCGCCTGGGTCGCCGCTGGCCGGGGTGCTCGCCTGGGGCCTGGGCGGTATGGCGACAGCGGTGATGCTGTCGACGGCCTGGATAATATGGCGGCTGGCAAGATACCTGCGGCGGACGCCGCTGTTCGGCCGCGTGCAGGCCGTGCTGCGCGACAACAGGGAGCGATGGCCGGGGATTTACGCCCTTGCCGGCCTGGCGGTGTGCGGCTTGTTACTGGCGCTGTTCGTTCACCTTACCGAGGAAACCATCTACCATCAGGAAACCGAGCTTATCGACAGGGCGGTCATCTGGCTTGTACACACGCTAGCTACACCGGCCGCCGATCAGGCGATGATCGCCATCACCGCCCTCGGCTCGGGGGCCGTATACGCCGTCGTAGCGCCCCTTGCTCTCGGTGTCTTGCTGTGGCTGCGGCTGCGGCGCGAAGCTGCCACCCTTGCCGTTTGTCTCGTGGGAGCCTCCGCGCTCAACTGGCTGCTCAAGAGTCTGTTCGAGCGGGCCCGCCCCGACCTATTCAAAGTAATTAGCGCCACCGGCTACAGCTTTCCCAGTGGTCACGCCATGGTCTCCCTCTGCTTCTACGGCATGGCGGCTTATCTCCTCTGCCGCCACATCCGGGGCCTGCAGGCGCAAATTGTTGTCTACAGTCTTGCGGCCGTGCTGGTAAGCGCCATCGGCTTCAGCCGCATCTATCTGGGCGTCCACTATCCCAGCGATGTGCTTGGCGGCTATTTCGCCGGCGGCACGTGGCTGATTCTCTGCGTTTCGTTGCTATGGTGGTGGGAGATGGAGAAATAGGCCGCAGGAAAAAGCTATGGCCTGGATACGATCACCAGGCAGGATTTTTTGCCAGCAAGAGGGAAAATATATAGGTCAGAGTATAATACGCAACTTCTTTAGAGGTGAGAACGTGGATTTTGGTTTGGGGAAAGTCCTGCCCATAAAAATCGAAGAGGAGATGAAAAACTCCTACATTAATTACGCCATGAGCGTAATCGTCATGCGGGCACTGCCCGACGTGCGCGACGGACTGAAACCGGTTCACCGGCGGATACTCTATGCGATGCACGAAGCGGGCATGGCGCCCAACAAGCCGCACAAAAAATCGGCCCGTATCGTCGGTGAAGTCCTTGGTAAATACCATCCCCACGGCGACTCGTCCGTCTATGACGCCATCGTCCGTATGGCGCAGGACTTTTCCACCCGCTACATGCTCGTCGACGGCCACGGCAACTTCGGCTCGGTAGACGGCGACTCGGCTGCGGCCATGCGTTACACCGAAGTGCGCATGTCGCGCATCGCCGAGGAAATGCTGGCCGATATCGATAAAGACACCGTAAACTTCGTCCCCAACTACGACGAATCGCTCAAAGAGCCCAGCGTTCTGCCGTCCAAGGTTCCCAACCTGCTTATCAACGGCTCGGCCGGCATCGCCGTTGGCATGGCCACCAACATCCCGCCCCACAACCTTGGCGAGGTGGTCGACGGCGTCATAATGATGATCGACAACCCTGAGGTCACGGTAAAAGACCTGATGACCGTCATAAAAGGCCCCGACTTCCCCACCGCCGGCCTCATCCTCGGCCATGCCGGCATAAGGGACGCCTACAACACCGGGCGAGGCTCGGTAAAAATGCGCGCCCAGGCCCGTATCGAAAAAATGACCAACGGCAAATACCGCATCCTCGTTACCGAAATTCCCTACCAGGTAAACAAAGCGCGCCTCATTGAGAACATCGCCGCTCTCGTCAGAGACAAAGTAATAGACGGCATCACCGACCTCCGCGACGAGAGCGACCGCTCCGGAATGCGCATCGTCATTGAGCTAAGGCGGGATGTCAACGCCGAAATTATCCTCAATCAGCTTTATAAGCACACCCAAATGCAGGATACCTTCGGCGTCAACATGCTAGCCCTCGTGGACGGCCAGCCTCGCACCCTCAACCTCGCCGAGGTCCTTCGCTACTACATCGAGCATCAGAAAGAAGTCATTATCCGCCGCACCCAGTTCGAACTGGCGAAGGCAAAAGACCGCGCCCATATCCTTGAAGGCCTGAAAATCGCTCTCGACAACCTGGACGCGGTCATCACCACCATCCGCCAGTCACGCACCGTCGACATCGCCCGCGAAGCGCTGCAGACCAACTTCGGCCTCAGCGAAAAACAGGCCCAGGCCATCCTTGAGATGCGCCTCCAGCGCCTCACCGGCCTGGAGCGCGAAAAGATCGAGCAGGAATACAAGGATATCCTCGAAACAATCGAATACCTGGAAGGCATTTTGGCGGATGAACAAAAAGTCCTCAATGTAATCAAAGAAGAATTGCTCGATGTCAAAAAGCGCTTCGGCGATGCACGCCGCACCGTTATCACCACCGACGCCTCAAGTTTTGACGTCGAGGACCTCATCGCCGAGGAAGACGTGGTCATCACTCTTACCCACGGCGGCTACATCAAACGCCTCCCCGTCGACACCTACCGCAGCCAGCGGCGTGGCGGCCGAGGTGTAACAGGCATGGGTACAAAGGAAGAGGACTTCGTCGAACACCTCTTCGTAGCCACAACCCATCACAACATCCTCTTTTTCACAAACCGCGGACGGATGTACAGGCTGAAAGCCTACGAAATTCCCGAAGCCAGCCGCACCGCCAAAGGCACAGCGATTGTCAACCTGCTGACACTGGAGAATCGGGAAAAGGTTACTGCCGTCGTATCGGTCAAAGAATTCGACGCCCGCCGCTTTCTGTTTATGGCCACTAAAAAGGGCGTTGTCAAAAAAACCGAACTGATGGAGTACGATACCGCCCGTCGTGTCGGTCTGATCGGCATCGTTCTCGACGAAGACGACGACCTAATCGACGTTAAGCTAACCAACGGCGAGATGCATATCCTGCTGGGCACCGAGAAAGGCATGGCCATTAACTTCGCGGAAGGCGACGTCCGTCCGATGGGCCGCGCAACGCGTGGTATGCGCGGCATCGCCCTGCGCAAAGGCGACTATGTCGTCGGCATGGAAACCGTCAAACAGGACGGCGAGCTCCTCACGGTTACCGAAGCCGGCTACGGCAAGCGAACCGCTATCGACGAATATCGGCCGCAGACCCGGGGCGGCGTCGGCATCATCAACAACAAAGTTACCGATAAGACTGGCAAAGTCGTCGGCATCAAAGTCGTTCGGCCGGGCCAGGAGATAATGCTTATTACCGGCGAAGGCATCGTCATCCGTATCGACATCGAGGAAATATCGGTCATCAGCCGCAACACTCAAGGCGTCCGGCTGATGCGTATCGACGAAAACGACAAACTGGTCGCCGTGGCCGCCGTTGAAAAGAAAGGCGAATCAGACTAGCCGGGCCCCCGGTAAAGCTCGCGCGCCCCTCCCGGGGCGCCTTTTTGTCTCCATATGCATATTTTCTTTCGCCGCGAACAAAATATATTACGATAATTGCGAAAATGGCGCAAACGCCCTTGACAGTAGGCGGAAAGCCATGCTATCATATAAAAGCTGCCCCCCACGGGCACCAAAAAATGCATATTGACATGACCTGAGAGTTATGTTAATATAACAAAGTCGCCGCAAGCGGGCTGGACGAAAAGGCCAGCCGAGGCAAGCAGCGGCAAAGATGGAAAAAAGAGAGTGTTGACAGAGCCGATGAGGATATGTTAACATAAAGATCCGGTCAAACGCCGGACAGTGTTCCTTGAAAACTGAACAATGTAGGTAAAATTAAGCCAGATGTGCGGGCTGCGCTTCCTCGGGAGCGTAGTCAAAAAAGACACAATCGATTCAAACGAGCCATCAAAGGCTCCAAAGAATACAATTTTTTGGAGAGTTTGATCCTGGCTCAGGACGAACGCTGGCGG is a window of Selenomonadales bacterium 4137-cl DNA encoding:
- the gyrA gene encoding DNA gyrase subunit A, with protein sequence MDFGLGKVLPIKIEEEMKNSYINYAMSVIVMRALPDVRDGLKPVHRRILYAMHEAGMAPNKPHKKSARIVGEVLGKYHPHGDSSVYDAIVRMAQDFSTRYMLVDGHGNFGSVDGDSAAAMRYTEVRMSRIAEEMLADIDKDTVNFVPNYDESLKEPSVLPSKVPNLLINGSAGIAVGMATNIPPHNLGEVVDGVIMMIDNPEVTVKDLMTVIKGPDFPTAGLILGHAGIRDAYNTGRGSVKMRAQARIEKMTNGKYRILVTEIPYQVNKARLIENIAALVRDKVIDGITDLRDESDRSGMRIVIELRRDVNAEIILNQLYKHTQMQDTFGVNMLALVDGQPRTLNLAEVLRYYIEHQKEVIIRRTQFELAKAKDRAHILEGLKIALDNLDAVITTIRQSRTVDIAREALQTNFGLSEKQAQAILEMRLQRLTGLEREKIEQEYKDILETIEYLEGILADEQKVLNVIKEELLDVKKRFGDARRTVITTDASSFDVEDLIAEEDVVITLTHGGYIKRLPVDTYRSQRRGGRGVTGMGTKEEDFVEHLFVATTHHNILFFTNRGRMYRLKAYEIPEASRTAKGTAIVNLLTLENREKVTAVVSVKEFDARRFLFMATKKGVVKKTELMEYDTARRVGLIGIVLDEDDDLIDVKLTNGEMHILLGTEKGMAINFAEGDVRPMGRATRGMRGIALRKGDYVVGMETVKQDGELLTVTEAGYGKRTAIDEYRPQTRGGVGIINNKVTDKTGKVVGIKVVRPGQEIMLITGEGIVIRIDIEEISVISRNTQGVRLMRIDENDKLVAVAAVEKKGESD
- a CDS encoding phosphatase PAP2 family protein; translation: MKATRRWLAGIAALLMLAASLLAYSHIKKPEQERPDLFSQGSIVIGPAQAVGKLLVVHGDAVISGQVDGWLAVIGGDVLFRPGGRVKGPLLILGGYLKGDPGAAISLPVKLILPPGSPLAGVLAWGLGGMATAVMLSTAWIIWRLARYLRRTPLFGRVQAVLRDNRERWPGIYALAGLAVCGLLLALFVHLTEETIYHQETELIDRAVIWLVHTLATPAADQAMIAITALGSGAVYAVVAPLALGVLLWLRLRREAATLAVCLVGASALNWLLKSLFERARPDLFKVISATGYSFPSGHAMVSLCFYGMAAYLLCRHIRGLQAQIVVYSLAAVLVSAIGFSRIYLGVHYPSDVLGGYFAGGTWLILCVSLLWWWEMEK